In Spinacia oleracea cultivar Varoflay chromosome 5, BTI_SOV_V1, whole genome shotgun sequence, a single window of DNA contains:
- the LOC110788107 gene encoding putative F-box protein At3g16210: MLNSLPEEILTEIFVRLPVKTLLIIRSICKTWNTFITDNPNFTQFHLHSYKNNSENNLLLSRECNSWKNFMVVRDTNTFTKVSHLDATNYLKVGYVDNILKEQVVVPRTYEEIAYLSTDDCNLVGYVDGVLLIHTHNPCVNRGFNRILLWNPSIRKVFQVPPCNANAQNKTDINFGFGYDQVSNEYKVVAVDMKYCYSKTRVYRLGTDSWSFAKEKRSYPIIPKLFLKKFSSTTNFEGAIHWLGSDGRRRKSRYSHLLRFDLTTEAYTCIKLPDVEFKEYRKQPPKRFLSVLDRKLAILDIGVANVCIWVMENNGTTNGCSWTKQYNVDLRVQKFLYLKENGELLFYRKFQELLSYDFRNQQMKKLGRQSQQIIDFVDTYKESLVLLGGYI; this comes from the coding sequence atgtTGAATTCTTTGCCTGAAGAAATATTAACAGAAATATTTGTCAGGCTCCCAGTGAAAACTCTACTGATTATTAGGTCCATTTGTAAAACATGGAACACTTTCATTACCGATAACCCGAATTTCACCCAATTTCATCTTCATTCATACAAGAACAATTCCGAGAACAACTTATTGTTGTCACGTGAATGTAACTCTTGGAAGAATTTCATGGTTGTTCGTGACACCAATACATTTACCAAAGTGTCACACCTTGACGCGACAAACTATTTAAAAGTTGGTTACGTTGATAACATCTTGAAAGAACAAGTAGTTGTCCCTAGAACATACGAAGAAATCGCGTACTTAAGTACTGATGATTGCAATTTAGTGGGTTATGTAGACGGggtgttacttatacacacGCATAATCCTTGTGTTAATCGTGGATTTAACAGAATTTTATTGTGGAACCCTTCTattcggaaagtttttcaagTTCCACCATGTAATGCTAACGCGCAAAACAAGACTGATATAAATTTCGGGTTTGGGTATGATCAAGTGAGTAACGAATATAAGGTTGTTGCTGTTGATATGAAGTACTGTTATTCCAAAACTAGGGTTTACAGGCTAGGAACAGATTCATGGTCTTTCGCGAAAGAAAAGAGATCATATCCAATTATTCCTAAGCTGTTCTTGAAGAAATTCTCGTCAACTACAAATTTTGAAGGAGCAATTCATTGGCTTGGTAGTGATGGTAGAAGAAGAAAATCAAGGTATTCACATCTTTTGCGTTTTGATCTGACAACTGAGGCTTATACTTGTATAAAGTTGCCTGATGTTGAATTCAAAGAATACAGAAAACAGCCACCAAAAAGATTTTTATCAGTTTTGGATAGAAAGTTAGCAATTTTAGACATTGGAGTTGCTAATGTTTGCATATGGGTGATGGAAAACAATGGTACTACAAATGGTTGTTCTTGGACAAAGCAGTATAATGTAGATCTTCGCGTTCAGAAATTCTTGTACTTGAAGGAGAATGGTGAACTATTGTTCTACAGAAAATTCCAAGAGTTGTTGTCATATGACTTCAGAAACCAGCAAATGAAGAAACTCGGAAGACAGAGTCAGCAGATAATTGATTTTGTGGATACTTATAAAGAAAGCTTAGTGTTGCTTGGAGGATATATATAA
- the LOC110788150 gene encoding F-box protein At1g11270-like — MRKKRNKNSEAVCLPEELWTIILARLPTKTLIRFRLVCKSWCLIIDNTDFVSMHLNLFNNNQNNDLLTVERTEKNSVAKEVIRFRHSSTFKSTSAKTVNLSEGVMVRGYANGVLLIDSLDSPFILQLWNPSIKKTVSIPGCSFLEDKLSSHSFSFSFGFDSLLHDCKVVWIKTSPRLIFSRVPNSIQIYSLSTGLWKTKLIEDVGDWWLIKGKPLFAKGSLNWLARDERVDNGSARPTYIASFDLNIETFTFIKLPEDGNGEKEKPHIFLFLLGGLLALFDVSPWKNSIWVMENNGPQNPWIKWFTSDSPHGSYDFFQHHGWNISHLCYIEKTSKFFMLIGRRTKSYDLKNHLFDDLRTSNRAYMSCMDPYSESLLLHNLQ, encoded by the coding sequence ATGAGgaagaaaagaaacaaaaattcaGAAGCCGTATGTCTACCAGAAGAGTTATGGACAATTATTCTTGCAAGACTCCCAACGAAAACCCTGATAAGATTCAGGTTGGTATGCAAATCATGGTGCTTAATTATCGACAACACAGATTTCGTCTCCATGCACCTAAATCTTTTCAACAACAACCAGAACAATGATCTGCTAACAGTGGAAAGAACCGAAAAAAACAGCGTTGCCAAAGAGGTAATAAGATTTCGTCACAGTAGTACATTTAAGAGTACATCTGCTAAAACAGTAAACTTGAGTGAAGGGGTAATGGTAAGGGGTTACGCGAATGGGGTGCTCTTGATTGATAGTTTGGACTCCCCTTTCATTCTTCAACTGTGGAACCCTAGCATTAAGAAAACCGTATCCATTCCCGGGTGCTCATTTTTAGAAGATAAACTCTCTAGCCatagtttttctttttcttttggttttgaTTCTTTGTTACATGATTGTAAAGTAGTGTGGATTAAAACTTCTCCTAGGCTAATTTTTAGTCGTGTTCCTAACTCGATTCAAATTTATTCATTAAGTACCGGCTTATGGAAAACCAAGCTTATAGAGGATGTGGGAGATTGGTGGCTGATTAAGGGGAAGCCATTATTCGCCAAAGGCAGTTTGAATTGGCTAGCACGAGATGAAAGGGTAGACAATGGTAGTGCAAGACCTACCTATATCGCGTCATTTGACTTGAATATTGAGACATTTACCTTTATCAAATTGCCGGAGGATGGAAATGGCGAGAAGGAAAAGCCGCATATATTTCTATTCCTTCTTGGAGGATTGTTAGCTCTCTTTGATGTGTCTCCTTGGAAAAACAGCATATGGGTGATGGAAAACAATGGCCCACAAAACCCATGGATTAAATGGTTTACAAGTGATTCGCCACATGGTTCATACGATTTTTTCCAGCACCATGGCTGGAATATTAGTCACTTGTGCTATATTGAGAAGACTAGCAAGTTCTTCATGCTGATAGGGAGAAGAACAAAGTCATATGATCTCAAAAATCATCTGTTTGATGATCTGAGAACGTCCAACCGTGCTTATATGAGCTGCATGGATCCTTATTCTGAGAGTTTGTTGTTGCATAACTTGCAATAG